From the genome of Nocardia mangyaensis:
CGCCACAGCCGCTTCGGGCGCCAGGTGGATCAATGTCGCCGAGGCAGCGCCTTCGACTACTCGGTGGCTGGTGTTCGGCGGAATCACCACCGCCTGGCAGCTTGCGGTAACTCCATGTTCGTCACCGATACAGAACGCCGACTCGCTCTTCATGATTTGCACCGTGTGGTGTGCATGGAGTGCTGTGGTTCCGATCGCACCAGTCAGCACCATCAACCCGGGCCGAAGCAGCATTGTCCCGGTCCACTCGGACGCGCCGGTCACGTGTTCTGTCCCGTCCGCGGTACGGCCCGACAGGCTGGGGCACCACCTTCGCGGTGTGCCGAATACTGCATGGTCGAAGTATGGCGATGCCACCGGTCAGCGAGGAGGAGTGGCATCGAGCATCTGGGCGGCGAGAGTGGCGACATCGTGTACGGGCTCGATGGTTGCGGCCGGTGTGGTGCTGCTGGCGTCGTCACCCGGCAGGGCGCGGTCGGCGCGACCTCACCGGTGGACGAGCGCGGCTTGTTGCCGTTCGCATCGGGTGCGTCGAACGGACGGTTCGGGTGGTTCGATCAGCCGAGCGTCCAGGAGTTCGCGTTCGATTGCTGCTGCCGCGTAGTGCATCCCGGCGCCGCGCAGTTGCTCGATCCTGGTACGCACCTTGTCGATCCCGTACGACCGCACGACCTCGGCGATCCCGACCCGGCCGCACGGATCGGCGGCGAAGCCTCTCGCCGTGCCACTGATTTCCATTGCAAGCCCCCAACAGGAATCTCTACTGATCCCCGTGGACAGCCTATCGGTTTGCACGTGCATCTGCACGTGCACGGCGTCAGGTATCGAGGTGTAACAGGTTGTGGCACAATCAGGATCGGGATGTTGAATGCCGACAGGGGTGTCCGTGAGCAAGGATTCGACCGCCGTCGTCGACGCCTGCGCAGGGCGGGATTCGGAGGAGGACCCTGCCCTGCTCCGCCGGGTGCTCGGGGTGCGCCTGCGGCGATTGCGCGAGGCGTCCGGTATCAGCGGGGATGTTGCCGGGCGGGTGATCCGTGCTTCTCATTCGAAGATCAGTCGACTCGAAGCAGGCCGAGTCACCGTCCGCGCCGCCGATGTCGAGGATCTGTTGACCGCGTACGGGGTGTGTGATGCCGATCTGCGCGACGAATACCGGCAACTGGTGGAGCGTGCCAACGGGACCGGACGGTGGCAAGCCGGCACGGATCTGACGGCCGCGCGACCGGACACCTATCTGGCACTCGAGGAAGCCGCCGCCCTGATTCGCTGCTATGCGCCGAGCTTGATGCCTGACCTGATGTGGACGCCCTCCTACGCCCACACGGTCTTCGCGATCGCTGACCGGCAACCGGCCGCCGACATCCAGCGCCGCATCGAATTGCTGGCACGGCGGCAGCGACTGCTCACCCGCGCGGATCCGCCCCGGGCGTGGTTTGTCATCGAGGAAGCCGCGTTGCGCCGCCCGCTCGGCGGAGCCGAGATCTGGCAGGGGCAGATGGACCATCTCGCCGAGTTGGCGGAGCGTCCCAACATCACCGTGCAGGTGTTGCCCGACTACATCGGCGGACCGGCCATCAGCGGCACCCCCTTCACCATGCTGCGGTTCGCGGCGCCCGAGTTGAGCGATATCGCGCACTATCTCCATCTTGCCGGGCCCCAGTTCCTCGACAAGACCGCCGAGCTGGACCGATTCAACGCGGCCTGGGATCGGCTGTGTGTCTGTGCCTATCCGCCCGAGCGGACCACGCAGTTCCTTGACACGCTGCGAACCACCCGTTCGACCGTCGACCTCTCCCTGTAGCGAACACCGATAAGAACAGAGATCCCATGCCCGACAATGCCTTCGGTGCCCTGTCCACCGACATCGATACCACGATCGCTCACGAAGCACGCGTCTACGACTACTGGCTCGGGGGCAAGGACAACTACCCCGCCGACCGGGCGCTCGGCGATGCGATCGCGGAGCATGTCCCCGCCATCAAGACGATGGCGCGCGCCAACCGTGCCTTCCTCGGCCGAGCGGTGCGGCATCTGGTCAGCGAAGCGGGCATCACCCAGTTCCTCGACATCGGTACCGGAATCCCCACGGCCGGCAACACTCACGAGGTCGCGCAGCAGCTCGACCCCACGGCGCGGGTCGTCTACGTCGACAAAGATCCGATCGTGCTCGCCCACGCCCGCGCGCTGATGAACAGCACCGCGCAAGGGCGCACCCGATTCATTCACGCAGACCTGCACGACCCGCGGTCCATCCTCGACCACCCCGACCTCGCCGACACCCTCGACCGCGACGAACCCGTGGCCATCATGCTCGTCGCGATCATGATGTATTTCTCGGACGCCGACCGTCCCCAGGACGTCATCGCCGACCTCCTCGATGCCGTCCCCTCCGGCAGCTACCTCGTGATCACCCATCCCACCGCTGATTTCGCACCCGAGGCGATGGCCGGAGTGCAGGCGGCCGCAGAGGCCTCGGGCATCTCCTTTCACCCCCGCAGCAATGCCGCCACCAGCGAGTTGTTCGCCGGGACCACCCTCATTGATCCGGGTCTGGTGCCCGTCGCCGCCTGGCGACCCGAACTCATCGACCGCCCCGCCGCCGTCGCCGAGGCCGACAGCGCCTGGTACTGGGCAGGTATCGGCCGCAAGTCCTGAGCGTCGCGCGGACCGGCCTGGTCGGCGCTCAGTCGAACAGGCCGGGATCGTTGCGCACGATCCTGCGTGAACAGCAGCGTGCCCGCGGGCGTGGCGTCACCCCGCGCGGAACACCGTCTTGTCTTCGAGGGCTGCGCGGGTGGAACTCACCGACGCTGCACCACGCGTCTGCGAAGTGGACGTTTGCGCACTGGTCGATTCGTCGTTGGCCGCGCGCCTTGTCTCGACAACCAGTTTCGAGCAGGCAGAGCAACGGTTGCGAGAGCGCTGCGGCGGCCGAGGCGAACTCGACATCGAGCGCAGGAGGGCCCGGAGCGGCGGGACCGAGGTCCGCATGGCTCGACGCTGTGGGACCCGGTCCTCAATCGGGGCTGTTCTCATCCCTACCGTCCCAAGGAATTCCGAACTCTCCCATGGTTTCCCATCGCATTGTGCTGTGAGCTGGAGGCATTGGGCCCTTGTCATTCTGCCCCTGTACCACGTTGCATCGCAGCATGATTGACTGCAGCTCGAGAGACGAACTGGGGAAGCCCCTCTTGACCGCCTGACCGACCGCGGTCATTTGGACTTGACCCGAGCGGTCGCGGCGTAGGCGGGCCGTTGCGGCCCAGGCGATGCCTATCGGCGGCGTCTGTGTGCGCGCAGCCGGAGACCTGCAGGCTTGAGGGTGAGGGTTTCGCGGACGTCGAGGTCGTAGCTGGGGTCGGATTCCAGGTCGAACTGGTGCAGCAGGGCCGCAAGGGTGACTGCTATTTCGTGGTGGGCGAACTGGCGGCCGATGCAGGCGCGGGGGCCGGTGCCGAAAGGTTTGTAGACGCGAGGTGGTAGGCGCCGAATGGTGTCGGGCAGGAATCGGTCTGGGTTGAACTGGTCTGCGTCGGGGCCCCAGGCCGGGTCTCGGTGGGCGGCGAGGAGTAGCACCAGCACCCAGTCCTTCTTGGCGAATCGGTAGCGGCCGGACAGGGTGGTGTCTTGCTTGGCCCGGCGGAAGTATCCGGGCCCGGTCGGCCACAGCCGCAAGGTTTCGTCGATGACGCGGCGCAGAGTGCGTAGCTTGGCCACGTCGTCGTAGCGGACGTCCGGGAATTGTGCTGTGGGCCAACGCTCGTCGAGTTCGGCGCGGACGCTCGCGGCGATGTCGGGACGGGTCGACAGGTAGTGCAGAGCGAAAGCGATGGTGTTGGCGGAGGTCTCGCTGCCGGCAACGAGGAAGGTGAGGATCTGGTTTCGGATGTTGACTGCGTCGAGACGCTCCCCGGTTTCCGGGTCGACACTGTCGAGCATGAGGTCGAGGATGTCGCGATACGCACGATGCGGATCGCCGGTGCGGGCCTCGATGATGTCGTCGACGACGGCGTGGGCATGCGTCAGGTCGGCCTGGTGCCGATCGCGGCCATCGCGGCGGAAGACCTTGTCGAACAGTGGAAGTACATCGGTGCGTCGGTTGGCGTAGGCGAGTTCGTGCACCATCGCTTCGACGAACGAACCGCTGTGTGAATCGGCCAGTGAACCGAAAGAATGCGAGAATCCGGCGCGCGCGATGATTTCGAACGTCAGCTTGTTCGTCGTCGCCGGCACGTCGATCCATTCCGGTGTCGTCGACCAGAGGTCGGTCAATTCGCGGACGGTGTCGGTGATCGCGCCGTGGTAGTTGGCCATCGCCGGTTTGGTGAAGGCGGGGGCGAGGATGGTGTGTGCCTTGGCCCAGTTCGGCTCGGAGTTGTAGGCGGTGAACAATCCGTCGCCCGCCAGCGGTCGCAATTTGGTCAGCACGTGCCCGACGTGCTTTTCCCACCGCGACTCGTCGTTGACTTCCGCCACGGCCTCGACCCCGGTGACGATGATCGCGGGGTAACCGAAGAGTTTCTGTTCGAAGACCGGCCCCAACTCCCGCGCCTGCTCGGCCAGCCGTTGGCATGGCTTCGCGAAATCGGTGGTCAGGATGTCGCCGAGCAGCGGCAACCGAAACCGGGGATGGGGCAGCTTCGCCGATAGCTCTGTGGTGGAGGTCGTATCGATCATGTTGTGTCCCTGTGCCTTCTGGGTCGTTGATTCGGCTGGTCTGTTCGAAGCGGGCTGGCCCGCGGGCACGAATCGGTTGGCAGGCGGCTCGACCATGGCAATGCGGGCGGCGCCGATGCGAAGATCGCGGTCGGCGGATGCGCGGGCACTGACCGTACCCCGGCAGTAGGCCACGCAGACTGCTGAAGCTCGGCTTCGGAGGAGAGCCCATCGACGATGCCATAGCACGCTGGAGGGAACGATGCCGCCGCGCGAGCACGGGGTTCGCTTGTCTACTGCGCGCTGCGTTCTCGCTCGGCAACGCTGATCAGAGCCGTGCCCAGCAGAGTCACCGCGTCAAGAAAAGAGTCTTGCGAAATCGCCTCAGGATCGGTGTGGGCGAGCAGCGCGATACCGTGCTCGAGAGCGAGCGCAACCAGTGCCATCTGCTCGGCGGATGCGGGCAGACTCAGTCCCATTCCTTCGATCACGCGCCGGGTGGAACGCGCATACCAGTCTCGGGATGCTCTGTCGTAGTCGCGTAATGTCGGTGCCGCCGAAGGGTTTCGCATTGCGTAGAGCCGGAATTCGAGCATCAGCACGAAGCGTCCGTGGTCGGCGAAGCGATTGCCGCCTCGGCCTCGCAGGGAGTCGACGGTCTGCATCGCGTCACCGCCCGGAGCGAGGATGTCCTCGCTCTCCTCGATGTCGCGATCGAGCCAGTCGCCGAGAAGCGCGAGGAACAGATCTTCCTTGTTGGTGAAGTTCGCATAGACCGCACCTCGGCTGTACCCGGCCCTGTCCGCGATGTCTTCGAGGGAAGCCTGCGTGAAGCCCTTCTCTGTGAACACCTCTTCGGCGGCGGTGAGCAGCATCTTTCGGGTGCGCTGCACGCTCTCGGCACGGGTCAACCTGGGCATGTCCAGCCTTCTCTGATATGTGCCTCCTTGACACTGCTCAGTCCCTACACAACAATACGCGAAGACAATCATGTATCTGGATACATGAACGAATCTGGATACGCCATGTCGAGCTGCTCTCATGGCGTGATCGCTGTTCGCCTCGGTCGACTACTCGAGTCAGGTGGCCACGGCGCAGCTTCGTGAATTCCGAACGAAGGAAGTTATGCGTCAATCGGCGACTGTCACCGCGATGCTGTCCGCGGTGGTCTTGGTGCTGGCTCTCACCGCCCTTGCGGCGCCCTCGGCGGCAGAAGGCCTTCCCGCATTGCCTGCGGACTTCGAGTTCGGGGTGGCTCAATCCGGTTTCCAGTCCGAAGGTTTCAACCAGGACTCGAACTATCTGCGCTACGGCAACGAGGGGAAGTTGCACGAGCCGGTAGGAAACGCCGTGGACTTCTTCCACCAGTACGAGGGTGATGTCGCCAGGGCGGCCTCGATCGGTGTGGACAACTATCGCTTGTCGGTGGAGTGGTCGCGCATCGAACCGCAGCCCGGTGTCGACGATGCGGCCGGTTGGGCGTTCTACGACGCGGTGATCGGCCGCATCGTTGCCTCGGGCATGCGCCCCATGATCACGTTGAATCATTGGGTCCATCCTGGTTGGGCAGTGGATCGTGGGGGGTGGAACAACCCGGAGATGGCCTCGGCCCTGACCGATTTCGGACGACGTGTCGTTGATCGCTACACCTGGGCGGAGCCGATCTGGATCACGTTCAACGAGCCCAGCGAATACGTTCGGCGGGAATTGACCTACGGTGGTTTGGCGCCGGCCAACACCGGGCTCATGATCGATGGGATCATCGCGGCTCATCGGGCGATCACGACCTACATCCATGCCGTGCAGCCCGGGGGTCAGGTCTCCTCGAACATCGCCTACATTCCAATACCCGGTGTGGAGCCGGCGCTGGAAGCCGTGTTCTCCGACCGTATGGTCGATTCCTTCGACTTCATCGGCGTCGACCAGTACTACTCGATCGCGCCGTCGGAACTGCCGTCGTTCGCCACCTCGGGCGGCTCGTTCTGGAATCTGCCGCAATCACCGGAGAGCATGTACTACGTGCTGCGCTACTTCGCCGCCAAGTATCCGGACAAGCCGCTGCGGGTCATCGAGAACGGATTGGCTACGGACGCGGATCAAAACCGTGCCGACGGGTACCGGCGCGACGACCATCTCCGCGACACCGTCTATTGGATTCAACGCGCACGCCAAGACGGCATCAACATCGTCTCCTACAACTACTGGAGCCTCACCGACAACTACGAGTGGGGTGAATACGGTCCCCGATTCGGTCTCTACAGCGTCGATGCCGTGCACGACCCTGCCCTGACCCGCCACCCAACAGCCGCGGTGGCGGCCTACCGTGAGATCACCGAACACCACGGAGTGCCCTCCACCTACCGGCCGACGCGCCAACCAGCACCGTGCTCACTGATCGCGCTGCCCGACAGTTGCGGCGATCCGGTGTCGGTAGAGCCACGCTGACGAGTCCCGGCACCCACCACCTATTCCGCGCTGCACACCGACCCACCTGCGGACTGTGGCGGTACACGCCTCCGATCCCGGTCATCTGCAGGGGCATGCGTCTACAAGCAGGAGAATCCCTGATGCACTATCGCTCCTTGGTCACGCTGGCCTGCTCGGCCCTCGTTCTCACTGGCTCGGTCTCGGCCACCGCGACAGCGGAGCTGATCCCTTCTGTCAACAACTGGGACTGTAAAACGTTGCCCAACAGCGACTTTCCCAGGCCGATCGTCTTCATCCACGGAATCTTCGGCAATATCGAAGACTGGCGAGCGGAGATCGATGACCTCTCCGCACGCGGCGCCTGCGTGTTCGCCAAGAACTACGGTGCGCATGCCTCGACCGGATACGCACTCAACGGGCTGGCACCCTTGGCGCAGTCCGAAGACGAGCTGGCACTGTTCATCGATGAAGTTCGCGCGCGCACCGCATCCGCCCGCGTGGACCTCGTCGGACACTCCGAAGGAGGCCTGCTCGCCGGCGTCCTGTCCCGGCGACTGGGCCCCAGCGGCGTACGCACGGTGGTCTTGCTGGCACCGGCCACCCACGGCGCCAGCCTCAGTGGAACAACCGACCTACTCCACGATTTGGGTATCGAAGCCACAGCTGACGGCATTTTGCGCGCGACCATCTGCCCGGCCTGCGCGGACATGTCGTCGCCCGGATCGGCATACAGGCAGAAGAACAACCAACCCCCGCTCGCGGCAACCGGCGTGAACTATCACATCCTCGCCCTGCGCGATGACGCCGTTGTTTCCCCTGGCGGGACGGCATCGTTCATCGACGAGTCCGGTGTCGAGAATCGGTTCGCCGATGAGCTGTGGCCCGACTCCGACTTCGAGCACCCCACCCTTCCCCAGCAGCGGCCCGTCGTGGACTGGGTGAGGCAGAAACTACAACGTCAGTGACCGCCTCGATGAGTGGCGACGACTGGTCGACGGCGTCGTAGAGACATGTATTGCCAGGTGAAATTCGTGAGCCGGGTATGTACTGCCCGGCGGCATTTCACGGAACAGCCCGGGTCGATCACTCCGCCGGAGCAGCGATCCGGGGGTCGAGTCCGTACTGCGCAGGCGCACCGAGGTGATCCCGCAGCGTGGTTCCTTCGTAGTCCTCGTGGTACAGCCCGCGCTCCTGAAGCAGCGGCACGACTTCCTCGACGAAGGTGTCGATGCCGTCTTCGTTGATGTCGATGGAGACCCAGAACCCGTCGCAAGCCCCCGCCTCGAACCATTCCTGCATATGGTCCGCGGTCACCGATGCCGTACCGACGGGGGTGGGGTGGTAGTCGATGACTCCGTGGGCGAGGATGTCGCGGATCGTCCAACCTTCGCGGGCGACCTCGAGCGCGCGCACGCTGCGCGGGTCGAAGGGACTGGGGCTCGCCACAGCCAGCTGCGCGGGCGTGAGGGGCTCATCGAGCTGGCTGACGTTCAGTGTCGCGGGCAGATTCAGCATGGCGCCCAGGTAAGGCACTCGGGCCGGGGTGGCGAGCTCACCGAGAGCCACTCGACGGTCCAACGCCTCCCGCTTGGTCGCCCCGATAGCCGGCATCACCCCTGCGAAGAACTTCACCTCATCAGGGTCGCGGCCTGCTCGGCGCGCCGCCTCGCGGAGCGCTTCGCGCTGGTTGCGGGAATCCTCGATCGTGAACACGGCGCCGATGACTCCGCTGGCGTACCTACCGGCGAGCTCCGCACCGTTCCCGCCGCCACCGGCGGAGAAGATGACAGGCTGTCCCTGCTCGGACGGAGGGATGGACAGCGGGCCGCGCGAGGCGACGTACTCGCCCTGCAGGTTGACCGGCTGGATCTTCGCCGGGTCAGCGAAGTACCCGGTCTTCGTGTCCTTGACCCAGGCGTCTCGGCCCCAACTGCCCCAGAGAGCCTGGGCGATCTGGATGGTCTCGTGAGCGCGCTGATAGCGCTCCGGCCGCGGCGCGATGGCCCGTCCGTAGTTCGCGGCAGCGACCGGGTCGCTGGTCGTGACCGCGTTCCATCCCGCACGGCCGTGGCTCATCACATCGAGGGCTTTGAATTGACGCGCGATGTTGAAGGGCTCGTTGAACGTCGTGGAGCCAGTCGCTACGAGCCCGATTCGCTTCGTTTCACGGGCGATCGCTGCCAGGGTCATCATTGGCTCGAGGGTGATCATGAGTGATTCTCGGGTGAGGTCTGCCTGTTCGCCCAGGAAGTCGGGCAGGAACAGGAATGCGAACTTTCCCCGCTCGGCGGCCTGGGCGTAGCGCACCTGTGCATCGAAGCTGGTGTAGTTGGCGGGGTCTACCCCTGGCGCTCGCCAAGCAGAACTCTGCGAGCCATATCCGTTGCCGAGGTGCATTCCCAGGATCATCTGTTTCCCGGTCGTCATGATGTTCCCTTGTTCGGTGCGTGAGCAGAGTAGTTATTGGTGAGCGGCACGGTTGGTCGCGACGGTCTCTTCGTGGGAGGGCATCGCGGCAAGGGAGCCGAAGTGCGCCATCAGGCGATCGCGTGTGGCAGGCGCTCTGTCCTTCTCTGCCGCGGCAAGAGCCCGCCCGAGGTCCTCCATGCCCAGCTCGGTGCAGTACGCCGGCGTTCCGGGCTGCTGCCGCCACGACTGCGCGAGCAGGCCGGCGTCATAGGCGTCGAAACCGGTGTCGTCGACGAGAGCCATCACGGTCGCACGGGCCTCGGCGGAGTCGCCCGCGACCGGGATCGCGATCCTGTCGGCGCTGCCTGCGGGCTTCCCCTTGCTTCGCTGCGTCTCGGCCAAGGCCGCGTTCCAGGCCTTCACGATCGGGCGCCCCAACTGTTCCTGGCTCCACAGACTCTCGACCTGTCCGTCGACGACGGCCGGGATGTGCCCGTTCAGGGTGGGGTAGTAGTTCGAGGTGTCCACCACTACGGTGCTCTCCGGCGCAGTCTCGACGAGCTCTTTGAGCTTGGGCTGCACCCCGAACGGAATCGCCAGGATGACGACGTCCCGTTCCTTTGTCGCGGCAGTGAGCTCAACCGGATGCGCACCTGCTGCGGTCACCGCGGAGTCCACGGATTCCGGGCCGCGCGCGTCCGCGATGAGCACGTCGTGCCCGGCCTCGCTGAGGAGGCGCGCGATGTTGCCGCCGATTGCTCCGGCACCTATGACGGAAACCTTCATACCTGTTCTTCCTTCGTTCGTGTCGAGCGCGACCGACGCTCTTGGAGGTGTGTGGTTGCGGGGGCTTGTCGTCCCGCGCAGAAGCGAGCAAACTAGATGTACGCGCAGTCCCGTACATCCACTGTAGATCATGTACACGCAAAGTGGTACATCTTTTGCATGTCCGAACAGGATCGAACCCATGGCCAGTCGATTGGCAAACCCGCTCACCATCCCGACCGAGGAAGAGTTCGACCTCTTCGAGGTGATGTCGGCGCTCACCGATCCGGTGCGAAGAGCGATTGTCGTACAGCTCGCGGAAGAGCCGGGCCGGGCGTGCAGCAATGCGGACTATGGCGTTTCGAAATCCGCCCTCACCCGCCATTGGCGCATACTCCGCGAGTCAGGTCTGATCAGGCAAGAGGCGCACGGCAACAGGCACCGCAACTGGCTCCGTCGCGAAGAGCTCGATCGACGCTTCCCTGGGCTACTGACGCTCGTTCTCGACGAGGCGTCACGCGGTGCAAGGGTGTCCTAGCTCATCTCGGTGACTCATGGGCGATATCGCGGCTGCGGCACCGATGGGCACTCGCTGGCCGTCTCCCGCCGCGCCGCCGAGGCTGGGATTTCGACAGCTTTCGATGCCGTTCCCCGATTGCGGACCGAGACCGTCGGTACCGATGACGGACCCGGAGGCGTCCTGTCGTTCAAGGAACGCCGAGCCGGCGTCGACAGCGGTCACTGAGCCGGAATCTCCGAAGCGGACGCTCCGAAGGGCTGGCGGCTTACCGCTTTCCGGCCTCGGCCTCGGCCGACAGTTCGGCCCACTCCTGCCAGCCCTTGACCCGGTCGGCGTAGAGCTGGGGGACGATCTGGAGGGGGAAGGTGCCGAAGAAGATCCGCGACGGTGGGGTTTCGGCGTCGACGACTTTCAGTAACGCGGCGCCGACTCCCGCCGGGTCGGGATTCGGGACGTTGGCGAAGCTGGCGTGGACCGTCTCGCGGTAGCTGTCGTAGGCCGGCAGTGGTGCGGATTGGGCGGAGGACGCGTTGAACTCGGTGCCGAAGGGGCCGGGCTCGAGAACGGTGACCTTGATGCCGAAGGCGGCGACTTCCTGGGCCAGGGAGTCCGAGAGCCCCTCGACTGCGGCCTTGGCGGCGGTGTAGCCGCCCGTGGTGGGGAAGGCGGCGAGGGCGAGCAGGCTGGTCACGTTGACGATGTGGCCGCTGCCTCGAGCGCGGAGGTAGGGCAGGGCCGCCTGGGTGACCCACAGGGTGCCGAAGACGTTGGTCTCGAACTGGGCGCGGACGTCGTCTTCGGTCAGCTCTTCGACCATGCCGAACAGACCGTATCCGGCGTTGTTGACGACGACGTCCAGGCGGCCGAAGTGTTCGTGGGCGCGCCGCACGGCATCGGACACCGCGGTTTTGTTCGTGACGTCCAGGGTCAGCGGCAGGATCGCGT
Proteins encoded in this window:
- a CDS encoding helix-turn-helix domain-containing protein, which gives rise to MSKDSTAVVDACAGRDSEEDPALLRRVLGVRLRRLREASGISGDVAGRVIRASHSKISRLEAGRVTVRAADVEDLLTAYGVCDADLRDEYRQLVERANGTGRWQAGTDLTAARPDTYLALEEAAALIRCYAPSLMPDLMWTPSYAHTVFAIADRQPAADIQRRIELLARRQRLLTRADPPRAWFVIEEAALRRPLGGAEIWQGQMDHLAELAERPNITVQVLPDYIGGPAISGTPFTMLRFAAPELSDIAHYLHLAGPQFLDKTAELDRFNAAWDRLCVCAYPPERTTQFLDTLRTTRSTVDLSL
- a CDS encoding SAM-dependent methyltransferase: MPDNAFGALSTDIDTTIAHEARVYDYWLGGKDNYPADRALGDAIAEHVPAIKTMARANRAFLGRAVRHLVSEAGITQFLDIGTGIPTAGNTHEVAQQLDPTARVVYVDKDPIVLAHARALMNSTAQGRTRFIHADLHDPRSILDHPDLADTLDRDEPVAIMLVAIMMYFSDADRPQDVIADLLDAVPSGSYLVITHPTADFAPEAMAGVQAAAEASGISFHPRSNAATSELFAGTTLIDPGLVPVAAWRPELIDRPAAVAEADSAWYWAGIGRKS
- a CDS encoding cytochrome P450, whose translation is MIDTTSTTELSAKLPHPRFRLPLLGDILTTDFAKPCQRLAEQARELGPVFEQKLFGYPAIIVTGVEAVAEVNDESRWEKHVGHVLTKLRPLAGDGLFTAYNSEPNWAKAHTILAPAFTKPAMANYHGAITDTVRELTDLWSTTPEWIDVPATTNKLTFEIIARAGFSHSFGSLADSHSGSFVEAMVHELAYANRRTDVLPLFDKVFRRDGRDRHQADLTHAHAVVDDIIEARTGDPHRAYRDILDLMLDSVDPETGERLDAVNIRNQILTFLVAGSETSANTIAFALHYLSTRPDIAASVRAELDERWPTAQFPDVRYDDVAKLRTLRRVIDETLRLWPTGPGYFRRAKQDTTLSGRYRFAKKDWVLVLLLAAHRDPAWGPDADQFNPDRFLPDTIRRLPPRVYKPFGTGPRACIGRQFAHHEIAVTLAALLHQFDLESDPSYDLDVRETLTLKPAGLRLRAHRRRR
- a CDS encoding TetR/AcrR family transcriptional regulator, whose protein sequence is MPRLTRAESVQRTRKMLLTAAEEVFTEKGFTQASLEDIADRAGYSRGAVYANFTNKEDLFLALLGDWLDRDIEESEDILAPGGDAMQTVDSLRGRGGNRFADHGRFVLMLEFRLYAMRNPSAAPTLRDYDRASRDWYARSTRRVIEGMGLSLPASAEQMALVALALEHGIALLAHTDPEAISQDSFLDAVTLLGTALISVAERERSAQ
- a CDS encoding family 1 glycosylhydrolase — protein: MRQSATVTAMLSAVVLVLALTALAAPSAAEGLPALPADFEFGVAQSGFQSEGFNQDSNYLRYGNEGKLHEPVGNAVDFFHQYEGDVARAASIGVDNYRLSVEWSRIEPQPGVDDAAGWAFYDAVIGRIVASGMRPMITLNHWVHPGWAVDRGGWNNPEMASALTDFGRRVVDRYTWAEPIWITFNEPSEYVRRELTYGGLAPANTGLMIDGIIAAHRAITTYIHAVQPGGQVSSNIAYIPIPGVEPALEAVFSDRMVDSFDFIGVDQYYSIAPSELPSFATSGGSFWNLPQSPESMYYVLRYFAAKYPDKPLRVIENGLATDADQNRADGYRRDDHLRDTVYWIQRARQDGINIVSYNYWSLTDNYEWGEYGPRFGLYSVDAVHDPALTRHPTAAVAAYREITEHHGVPSTYRPTRQPAPCSLIALPDSCGDPVSVEPR
- a CDS encoding esterase/lipase family protein, producing the protein MVTLACSALVLTGSVSATATAELIPSVNNWDCKTLPNSDFPRPIVFIHGIFGNIEDWRAEIDDLSARGACVFAKNYGAHASTGYALNGLAPLAQSEDELALFIDEVRARTASARVDLVGHSEGGLLAGVLSRRLGPSGVRTVVLLAPATHGASLSGTTDLLHDLGIEATADGILRATICPACADMSSPGSAYRQKNNQPPLAATGVNYHILALRDDAVVSPGGTASFIDESGVENRFADELWPDSDFEHPTLPQQRPVVDWVRQKLQRQ
- a CDS encoding NtaA/DmoA family FMN-dependent monooxygenase (This protein belongs to a clade of FMN-dependent monooxygenases, within a broader family of flavin-dependent oxidoreductases, the luciferase-like monooxygenase (LMM) family, some of whose members use coenzyme F420 rather than FMN.) gives rise to the protein MTTGKQMILGMHLGNGYGSQSSAWRAPGVDPANYTSFDAQVRYAQAAERGKFAFLFLPDFLGEQADLTRESLMITLEPMMTLAAIARETKRIGLVATGSTTFNEPFNIARQFKALDVMSHGRAGWNAVTTSDPVAAANYGRAIAPRPERYQRAHETIQIAQALWGSWGRDAWVKDTKTGYFADPAKIQPVNLQGEYVASRGPLSIPPSEQGQPVIFSAGGGGNGAELAGRYASGVIGAVFTIEDSRNQREALREAARRAGRDPDEVKFFAGVMPAIGATKREALDRRVALGELATPARVPYLGAMLNLPATLNVSQLDEPLTPAQLAVASPSPFDPRSVRALEVAREGWTIRDILAHGVIDYHPTPVGTASVTADHMQEWFEAGACDGFWVSIDINEDGIDTFVEEVVPLLQERGLYHEDYEGTTLRDHLGAPAQYGLDPRIAAPAE
- a CDS encoding NADPH-dependent F420 reductase; translation: MKVSVIGAGAIGGNIARLLSEAGHDVLIADARGPESVDSAVTAAGAHPVELTAATKERDVVILAIPFGVQPKLKELVETAPESTVVVDTSNYYPTLNGHIPAVVDGQVESLWSQEQLGRPIVKAWNAALAETQRSKGKPAGSADRIAIPVAGDSAEARATVMALVDDTGFDAYDAGLLAQSWRQQPGTPAYCTELGMEDLGRALAAAEKDRAPATRDRLMAHFGSLAAMPSHEETVATNRAAHQ
- a CDS encoding ArsR/SmtB family transcription factor; its protein translation is MASRLANPLTIPTEEEFDLFEVMSALTDPVRRAIVVQLAEEPGRACSNADYGVSKSALTRHWRILRESGLIRQEAHGNRHRNWLRREELDRRFPGLLTLVLDEASRGARVS
- a CDS encoding SDR family NAD(P)-dependent oxidoreductase, which produces MSKIWFITGSSRGLGRHFTEAALSRGDKVAATARNTDALADLVATHGDAILPLTLDVTNKTAVSDAVRRAHEHFGRLDVVVNNAGYGLFGMVEELTEDDVRAQFETNVFGTLWVTQAALPYLRARGSGHIVNVTSLLALAAFPTTGGYTAAKAAVEGLSDSLAQEVAAFGIKVTVLEPGPFGTEFNASSAQSAPLPAYDSYRETVHASFANVPNPDPAGVGAALLKVVDAETPPSRIFFGTFPLQIVPQLYADRVKGWQEWAELSAEAEAGKR